From Cucumis melo cultivar AY chromosome 1, USDA_Cmelo_AY_1.0, whole genome shotgun sequence, a single genomic window includes:
- the LOC103492780 gene encoding probable galacturonosyltransferase-like 7: MLWIMRFSGFFSAAMLMVILSPSLQSFPPAEAIRSSHLEFNLRQSVRLSVSDSPTRFLFRRSPLYRNAEHCSPRDFKFSGRFGVCDPSLVHVAITLDVEYLRGSIAAVNSILQHSLCPESVFFHFLVSETNLEAVVRSAFPQLKFKVYYFNPAIVQNLISTSVRQALEQPLNYARNYLAELLEPCVRRVIYLDSDLVVVDDISKLWSTNLGSRTIGAPEYCHANFTKYFTSRFWLEKRFSGTFLGRKPCYFNTGVMVIDLVKWRRAGYTKRIERWMEIQKNDRIYELGSLPPFLLVFAGDVSPIEHRWNQHGLGGDNVKGSCRNLHAGPVSLLHWSGSGKPWMRLDSKKPCPLDSLWAPYDLYGHSH; encoded by the coding sequence ATGTTGTGGATTATGAGATTCTCCGGTTTTTTCTCTGCCGCTATGTTGATGGTCATTCTCTCTCCATCTCTTCAGTCATTTCCCCCCGCCGAAGCCATTCGCTCCTCTCACCTTGAGTTCAACCTCCGCCAGTCTGTTCGTCTTTCCGTCTCTGATTCACCCACTCGGTTTCTCTTCCGTAGGTCGCCGTTGTATCGCAATGCTGAGCATTGTAGTCCAAGAGACTTCAAATTTTCGGGTAGATTTGGTGTTTGTGATCCCAGTTTGGTTCATGTTGCGATTACGCTTGATGTTGAGTACCTTCGTGGTTCAATTGCGGCTGTGAATTCGATTCTGCAGCATTCCCTCTGTCCGGAGAGCgtcttctttcattttcttgttTCTGAGACGAATCTCGAAGCCGTTGTTAGATCCGCTTTTCCTCAGTTGAAATTCAAGGTCTATTACTTTAATCCGGCCATTGTTCAGAATCTGATTTCCACTTCGGTGCGGCAAGCGCTCGAACAGCCGCTTAATTATGCGAGGAACTACTTGGCGGAGTTATTGGAGCCCTGTGTTCGGAGAGTTATTTATTTGGATTCCGATCTCGTTGTTGTTGATGATATCTCGAAGCTTTGGAGTACTAATTTGGGTTCTAGAACCATCGGGGCACCGGAATACTGTCACGCCAACTTCACCAAGTATTTCACCTCACGGTTTTGGTTGGAGAAGCGGTTTTCCGGCACATTTCTTGGCCGGAAGCCCTGTTACTTCAACACTGGTGTTATGGTTATAGATCTCGTTAAGTGGCGACGGGCCGGCTACACGAAACGGATCGAACGGTGGATGGAGATTCAGAAAAACGATCGGATCTACGAGCTCGGTTCCCTTCCGCCGTTCCTTCTCGTGTTCGCTGGTGATGTATCTCCCATTGAACACCGGTGGAACCAGCACGGCCTCGGCGGCGACAATGTGAAAGGCAGCTGCCGGAACCTCCACGCCGGTCCGGTTAGCCTTCTTCACTGGTCAGGAAGTGGAAAGCCATGGATGAGGCTAGACTCGAAGAAACCCTGCCCTCTGGATTCCCTCTGGGCTCCATACGACTTGTACGGCCACTCTCACTGA